A window of Thermosynechococcus sp. NK55a contains these coding sequences:
- a CDS encoding DUF3386 domain-containing protein produces MPATQALDAQALFRAAYENRYTWDENFPGFTAKVTLIEGDRTYQGQVKVSRDYSVEVSGIEDEHIRESLYNQLRDVIVHRKRNSFEAAHGKNTFQIGQTDASGAVEILVSGDAMGSNYKVRDNQIVYVSRVMGRVAFAITHQEALDTGSGYISTNYVAVFRNPQTNEVVRQMAFEDTYVPVGNYYLMSRQVVHTHENGQTSTVEIRFDDLQLLDN; encoded by the coding sequence ATGCCAGCAACACAGGCCCTTGATGCGCAGGCGCTCTTTCGCGCTGCCTACGAAAATCGTTACACATGGGATGAAAATTTTCCCGGCTTTACGGCAAAGGTCACACTCATTGAGGGCGATCGCACCTACCAAGGGCAGGTCAAAGTTAGCCGTGACTACAGCGTTGAGGTAAGCGGGATCGAAGATGAACATATCCGGGAATCCCTCTACAATCAACTACGGGATGTGATTGTTCACCGCAAACGCAACAGTTTTGAGGCAGCCCACGGTAAAAACACGTTTCAAATTGGCCAAACCGATGCCAGCGGTGCCGTGGAGATCCTCGTCAGTGGCGATGCCATGGGCTCCAACTACAAAGTCAGGGACAATCAAATTGTCTACGTTAGCCGTGTCATGGGCCGGGTCGCCTTTGCCATTACCCATCAGGAAGCCCTTGACACCGGCTCAGGCTACATTTCCACCAACTATGTGGCTGTCTTCCGCAATCCCCAGACGAACGAAGTGGTGCGGCAAATGGCGTTTGAGGATACCTATGTACCCGTGGGCAACTACTATCTCATGAGTCGGCAGGTGGTGCACACCCATGAAAATGGCCAAACCAGCACTGTGGAAATCCGTTTTGATGATCTGCAACTCCTAGACAACTAA
- a CDS encoding EAL domain-containing protein: MIIDEFEHFTELLVNYTDDLICLHATDGNYLYVTPSSQTLLGYSPEELIGKNPYTLFHPEDAERIRSGAHALALKGSANLTETYRMRKKSGGYVWLETFIQPICDEAGNVLFLVTTSRDITRRCQLELELKANQKLLEAFFQQSLEACFFMMLDQPIRWDDTVNKEDILEYVFDHQRITRVNNAFAQQYQLPPQELIGRTPRLCFKENLELAKRLWRALFDLGYFHTELELHRHDGSSFWMEGSYVCLYNENREIIGHFGVQRDISDRIRLQAEIVQKTAELEYFFGSSLELFMIADSEGRLRRVNQHWQTCLGYDLHQVMGAKFEEFLHPGDRSRHREMQQRLLAGEQITNHTIRLRTQRGDYRWYEWQGLLSQGRIYAAARDVTEQQQFGDRLQAAYSQVSDILESMSDHFFEVDHDFTVIYVNGNLCRLVGKSASQMLGKNLWELFPDARNSIFEEQCQRAMTQQTPVQFEAFYEGLNQWFAVRVFPTSRGLAIFCQNTTLQVDSSTLLQRRQTQAELLHRLTIKIRRSLDVETVLKTALEEIRQLLNVDRTVIFQFYADGRGEVVAESVAAPQFSLLNRTFCDPCFQREAAEAYLQGRVLALADINTATIAQCHRDFLNQLQVRALLAVPIIEEERLWGLFLCHHCSSPRPWANDEVELIRQLGEQLGFGIHRAELVSALHQEKERYRRVLEAQTELLYRCTPEGHLTFGNPAFFRYLAEVGVSCDLGEVLQHPFDPVTQQRFQQHLQTLSPTQPISTIECAVTLSTGQSTGQLAWFEWTTRAFFDHHGRCVEYQCVGHDITRRKQMEEQLIHDALHDPLTGLPNRTLLQERLQHCWRQYQRRGDRPFAVVFIDIDRFKRVNDSLGHQAGDQVLITLAQRMQSVVREGDTLAHLSGDEFVVLCEDLDSQQMVAQVQARIADLERVIQEPLIIDGHLLSLSASIGVAFSDREAASAATLLRDADIAMYQAKKQGLGQCRIFDPQMHTQAQSCFTLESQLHQAIANSELQVYFQPIVEMNTGAIVGLEALSRWFDPEKGEIPPSEFITLAEQAGLIVSLGRQVLERAIQEFSQWRQQDSRRQTMTLGINISPQQLVDANFVGDILAVLRSAQLPPHLLHLEITETTMIRNLEATLQVAEELQQLGVALNIDDFGTGYSSLSRLHQLPIHALKIDRSFVQSLEESRAAQEIIGAVIALGKSLRLDVVAEGVETAVQAAQLMDLGCLYGQGYFFYPPLPIDRLP, encoded by the coding sequence ATGATCATTGACGAATTTGAGCACTTTACCGAATTATTGGTGAACTACACCGATGATCTGATTTGCTTGCACGCAACCGATGGCAACTACCTATACGTGACTCCCTCCAGTCAAACCCTTTTGGGCTATTCTCCTGAAGAACTGATTGGTAAAAATCCCTATACCCTGTTTCACCCTGAGGATGCTGAGCGAATTCGCAGTGGCGCCCACGCCCTCGCCCTAAAGGGCAGCGCCAATTTGACAGAAACCTATCGCATGCGGAAAAAAAGTGGTGGCTATGTTTGGTTAGAAACCTTCATTCAACCCATTTGTGATGAAGCAGGAAATGTTTTATTTTTAGTGACAACATCGCGGGATATTACGCGTCGCTGTCAACTGGAACTAGAACTCAAAGCGAATCAGAAACTCTTAGAAGCCTTTTTTCAGCAGTCCCTTGAGGCCTGCTTTTTCATGATGTTGGATCAGCCTATTCGCTGGGATGACACGGTCAATAAAGAAGACATATTGGAGTATGTCTTTGATCATCAGCGGATTACCCGCGTCAACAATGCCTTTGCCCAGCAGTATCAATTGCCCCCCCAAGAGTTAATTGGCCGAACACCGCGCCTTTGCTTTAAGGAGAATCTGGAACTGGCTAAACGCTTGTGGCGAGCCCTCTTTGATTTGGGCTACTTTCACACTGAACTTGAGTTGCACCGCCACGATGGTAGCTCTTTTTGGATGGAAGGGAGTTACGTTTGTCTGTACAACGAAAATCGGGAAATTATTGGCCACTTTGGTGTGCAGCGGGACATTAGCGATCGCATCCGTCTGCAGGCGGAAATTGTCCAAAAGACAGCTGAACTAGAGTATTTCTTTGGCTCTTCCCTAGAGCTATTTATGATCGCCGATAGTGAGGGACGGCTGCGGCGGGTGAATCAACATTGGCAAACCTGCCTAGGCTATGACCTACATCAGGTGATGGGGGCAAAGTTTGAGGAATTTCTGCATCCGGGCGATCGCTCCCGCCATCGAGAAATGCAGCAACGTCTCCTTGCCGGCGAGCAAATCACGAACCACACGATTCGCCTGCGCACGCAGCGGGGAGACTACCGCTGGTATGAATGGCAAGGACTGCTGAGCCAGGGTCGAATTTACGCAGCGGCGCGGGATGTGACTGAGCAGCAGCAATTTGGCGATCGCCTGCAAGCGGCCTACAGCCAAGTGAGTGACATTTTAGAGAGCATGTCCGATCACTTCTTTGAGGTCGATCATGATTTTACGGTTATTTATGTCAATGGCAATCTCTGCCGCTTGGTGGGCAAATCCGCCTCACAAATGCTAGGAAAAAACCTCTGGGAGCTCTTCCCCGATGCCCGCAACTCGATTTTTGAGGAGCAATGTCAGCGGGCAATGACACAGCAGACTCCGGTCCAATTTGAAGCCTTTTATGAGGGGCTCAACCAGTGGTTCGCCGTACGGGTATTTCCCACCAGCCGTGGTTTGGCCATTTTCTGCCAAAATACTACACTGCAAGTGGACTCCAGTACCTTGTTGCAGCGGCGGCAAACTCAAGCCGAACTCCTGCATCGTCTGACCATCAAAATCCGCCGCTCATTAGATGTAGAAACCGTCCTCAAAACCGCCCTAGAAGAAATCCGCCAGCTCTTGAACGTAGATCGCACCGTCATTTTCCAGTTCTACGCTGACGGCAGAGGGGAAGTGGTGGCCGAGTCCGTTGCAGCACCCCAGTTTTCCCTCCTCAACCGTACATTTTGTGATCCTTGTTTTCAACGGGAGGCTGCCGAAGCCTACCTGCAAGGGCGAGTGCTGGCGCTTGCGGACATTAACACCGCCACAATAGCTCAGTGTCACCGCGACTTTCTCAACCAATTGCAGGTGCGTGCCCTCTTAGCAGTACCGATTATTGAGGAGGAACGCCTCTGGGGATTATTTCTGTGCCACCACTGCTCTTCGCCGCGGCCTTGGGCCAATGACGAGGTGGAACTGATCCGCCAACTGGGGGAACAACTGGGCTTTGGTATTCACCGTGCTGAATTAGTGAGTGCGCTACATCAGGAAAAAGAGCGCTATCGGCGGGTTCTCGAGGCGCAGACAGAACTGCTCTACCGCTGCACGCCTGAGGGACATCTGACCTTTGGCAATCCCGCCTTCTTTCGCTATCTGGCTGAAGTGGGCGTGAGTTGTGATCTGGGGGAGGTCCTCCAACATCCCTTTGATCCTGTAACCCAGCAACGCTTTCAACAGCATCTGCAAACCCTCAGCCCAACGCAGCCCATCAGCACCATTGAATGCGCTGTGACATTAAGTACAGGACAAAGTACAGGACAGCTTGCCTGGTTTGAATGGACAACACGTGCCTTTTTTGATCACCATGGGCGCTGTGTGGAGTATCAATGTGTGGGGCATGATATTACCCGCCGCAAACAAATGGAGGAGCAGCTCATTCACGATGCTCTCCACGATCCCCTGACGGGACTTCCCAACCGTACCCTCCTCCAGGAGCGATTGCAGCATTGTTGGCGACAATATCAACGCCGTGGCGATCGCCCCTTTGCTGTTGTTTTCATTGATATTGATCGCTTTAAGCGCGTTAACGATAGCTTGGGACACCAAGCCGGTGACCAGGTACTCATCACCCTTGCCCAGCGAATGCAGAGTGTGGTGCGTGAGGGGGATACCTTAGCTCACCTGAGTGGGGATGAATTTGTGGTCCTCTGTGAAGACCTTGATTCTCAACAGATGGTGGCACAAGTGCAAGCGCGGATTGCTGATCTAGAGCGGGTAATTCAGGAACCCCTGATCATTGATGGTCACTTGTTAAGCCTGAGTGCCAGTATTGGTGTGGCCTTTAGCGATCGCGAGGCCGCCTCTGCCGCTACCCTCCTGCGGGATGCTGACATTGCCATGTACCAAGCAAAAAAACAGGGACTGGGGCAGTGTCGCATCTTTGACCCGCAAATGCACACCCAAGCCCAAAGTTGCTTTACCCTTGAGAGCCAACTGCATCAGGCGATCGCCAACAGTGAGTTACAGGTGTATTTCCAGCCCATTGTTGAGATGAATACGGGGGCAATTGTAGGACTTGAGGCCCTCAGCCGATGGTTTGACCCCGAAAAAGGTGAAATTCCTCCCAGTGAATTTATCACCCTGGCGGAGCAGGCAGGTCTCATCGTTAGCCTTGGCCGGCAGGTCCTTGAACGCGCGATCCAGGAATTTAGCCAGTGGCGGCAACAGGACAGCCGTCGCCAGACCATGACCCTGGGTATTAATATCTCGCCTCAACAACTGGTGGATGCCAACTTTGTCGGTGATATTTTGGCGGTGCTGCGCAGTGCCCAATTGCCCCCCCATCTCCTCCATCTGGAGATTACTGAAACGACAATGATCCGCAACCTTGAAGCCACATTGCAGGTGGCCGAGGAACTGCAACAACTGGGGGTTGCCCTCAACATTGATGATTTTGGCACAGGTTATTCCTCCCTGAGTCGGTTGCATCAGTTACCCATCCACGCCCTGAAAATTGATCGCTCCTTTGTCCAGAGCTTAGAGGAAAGCCGAGCGGCACAGGAAATTATTGGTGCCGTGATTGCCCTAGGCAAGAGTCTACGTTTAGATGTGGTTGCAGAAGGCGTGGAAACGGCGGTTCAAGCCGCCCAATTGATGGATCTCGGCTGTCTGTATGGCCAAGGGTACTTCTTCTATCCGCCCTTGCCCATTGATCGCCTGCCTTAG
- a CDS encoding P-loop NTPase family protein, whose protein sequence is MVAQLSVSASEASLPLTYGIEGVVQVFTCPQRHFFTTVMAQALRVAAQGSEVMIVQFLKGGIQMGVEHPIQLGQHLTWWRPALQRCLGQGDSITPQEKAAVRELWQHLQTKVQEGQHRLVVLDEVSVAMQLGVLTEGEVLDFLKNRPRTLDVMLTGPEMPESLLAIADQITQLRRLI, encoded by the coding sequence ATGGTGGCACAACTCTCGGTTTCCGCTTCTGAGGCAAGCTTGCCCCTAACCTATGGCATTGAGGGAGTGGTGCAGGTGTTTACCTGTCCGCAGCGGCACTTTTTCACCACAGTCATGGCCCAGGCGTTGCGGGTTGCTGCCCAGGGCAGTGAGGTTATGATTGTTCAATTCCTCAAGGGCGGCATTCAAATGGGGGTCGAGCACCCGATTCAGTTGGGGCAGCATCTCACTTGGTGGCGACCGGCGCTGCAACGCTGTTTAGGCCAAGGAGATTCGATCACTCCCCAAGAAAAGGCAGCAGTGCGTGAGCTGTGGCAGCATTTGCAAACCAAAGTGCAGGAGGGACAGCACCGTTTGGTGGTTTTAGATGAGGTAAGTGTGGCCATGCAACTGGGGGTGCTCACTGAAGGGGAGGTACTGGACTTTCTCAAGAATCGGCCACGCACCCTCGATGTCATGTTGACGGGGCCTGAAATGCCAGAATCGCTGCTGGCGATCGCTGACCAAATTACACAGTTACGTCGTTTGATTTAG
- the queA gene encoding tRNA preQ1(34) S-adenosylmethionine ribosyltransferase-isomerase QueA has translation MPNPADFSLDAYDYSLPAERIAQQPVSPRDRSRLMVVTRNTAADHYFYELPQLLEPGDLLVLNDTRVIPARLMGQKVGGAGGTVEVFLLEELSDRQWLALVKPGRKLRPGAVIQIGSLQATVQAIDEETRGRVIEFDLPPGDRLWSYLDHLGEVPLPPYIDHPIADTEQYQTVYARRPGAVAAPTAGLHFTPELFSKLAYRGIDHCFLTLHVGIGTFRPVEAKDIRHHHLHEEWIEVPAATVERIQAAKAAGGRIIAVGTTVIRSLETAAQSGTLQPFCGKSDLYIYPGYQPKIVEGFITNFHLPRSSLMMLVSAFIGRERLLQLYQQAIDRQYRFYSFGDAMLILPSACHNTV, from the coding sequence ATGCCTAACCCTGCGGATTTTTCCCTCGATGCCTACGACTATTCCTTGCCGGCGGAGCGGATTGCCCAACAGCCGGTTTCCCCCCGCGATCGCTCCCGCCTGATGGTGGTGACCCGCAACACAGCCGCAGATCACTACTTCTATGAGCTACCGCAACTGTTAGAGCCAGGGGATCTGCTGGTGCTCAATGATACGCGGGTGATTCCAGCGCGGCTGATGGGTCAAAAAGTGGGCGGCGCCGGCGGCACCGTTGAGGTGTTTCTCCTTGAAGAGTTGAGCGATCGCCAGTGGTTGGCCTTGGTAAAACCCGGTCGAAAATTGCGCCCTGGGGCAGTGATTCAAATCGGCTCGCTGCAAGCAACGGTACAGGCCATTGATGAGGAAACCCGAGGACGGGTGATTGAATTCGACCTGCCGCCGGGCGATCGCCTGTGGTCATACCTGGATCACCTGGGGGAAGTGCCCTTACCTCCCTACATTGATCATCCCATTGCGGATACTGAGCAGTACCAAACCGTCTATGCCCGCCGTCCCGGTGCCGTGGCTGCGCCAACCGCTGGCTTGCATTTTACTCCCGAACTCTTTAGCAAGTTGGCCTATCGCGGCATTGATCACTGTTTTCTAACGCTCCATGTGGGCATTGGCACCTTTCGTCCTGTGGAGGCCAAGGATATTCGTCACCACCATCTCCACGAAGAATGGATTGAGGTACCGGCTGCCACCGTCGAACGGATTCAGGCGGCCAAAGCCGCCGGGGGACGAATCATTGCCGTCGGCACCACCGTTATTCGCTCCCTAGAAACAGCTGCCCAGTCAGGCACCCTTCAGCCCTTTTGCGGCAAGAGCGATCTCTATATTTATCCGGGGTATCAGCCCAAGATTGTCGAGGGGTTCATTACCAACTTTCATCTGCCCCGCTCTAGCTTGATGATGCTTGTCAGTGCCTTTATTGGCCGTGAACGGTTGCTGCAGTTGTACCAACAGGCCATCGATCGCCAGTACCGCTTCTATTCCTTTGGCGATGCCATGCTAATTTTGCCCAGCGCTTGCCACAACACCGTTTGA
- a CDS encoding cysteine desulfurase family protein — protein sequence MQLYFDYGATTPCRAEALAAMAAAYEQQWGNPSSTHEWGQRAAIALEQARMQVAALIHAQADEIIFTSGGTEADNLALWGVCQRYRQPQHLIISAVEHSAVAKPAAALEAQGWQVTRLPVNHWGQVEPTQLRQALQPNTVLVSIIYGQSEVGTLQPITELAAICQEGGVLFHTDAVQVAGRVPLDVRRLGVDLLSLSSHKIYGPQGAGALYVRSGVALEPLLRGGGQEVGLRAGTQAVPTLVGFGVAAAWAATELAIEPMRLAQLRDRLWQQLQNHPQVEQTGHPWQRLPHHLSLIVRDRHGQPLNGKTFVRQLNLAGIGISAGSACQSGQTQPSPTLLAMGYDPETAKAGIRITLGRETTAADVDWLAMVLRQYLAEAIAPPLAVSIS from the coding sequence ATGCAACTGTATTTCGACTATGGTGCGACGACCCCCTGTCGAGCGGAGGCTCTTGCGGCCATGGCGGCGGCCTATGAGCAGCAGTGGGGCAATCCGTCCAGTACTCACGAGTGGGGACAACGGGCGGCGATCGCCCTGGAACAGGCGCGGATGCAGGTGGCGGCACTGATTCATGCCCAAGCCGATGAGATCATCTTTACCTCTGGGGGCACAGAAGCCGATAATCTTGCCCTGTGGGGAGTTTGCCAGCGCTACCGCCAACCTCAGCATTTAATTATTTCGGCGGTTGAGCATTCGGCGGTGGCTAAACCGGCTGCTGCCCTTGAAGCCCAAGGCTGGCAGGTGACGCGCTTGCCGGTGAATCACTGGGGACAGGTGGAACCTACTCAACTGCGGCAGGCACTTCAACCGAATACGGTTTTGGTCTCCATTATCTACGGCCAAAGTGAGGTGGGCACCCTCCAACCCATTACTGAACTCGCAGCCATTTGCCAAGAGGGAGGGGTGCTTTTCCACACAGATGCGGTTCAAGTGGCGGGACGAGTTCCCTTGGATGTGCGACGCTTGGGGGTAGATTTACTCTCCCTGTCTAGTCATAAAATTTACGGCCCTCAGGGGGCGGGGGCGCTCTATGTGCGATCGGGGGTGGCCTTAGAACCGCTCTTGCGCGGCGGTGGACAAGAAGTTGGCCTGCGGGCAGGAACGCAGGCAGTGCCGACCCTCGTGGGTTTTGGGGTAGCGGCGGCGTGGGCAGCCACTGAACTAGCAATAGAACCAATGCGACTTGCTCAATTGCGCGATCGCCTGTGGCAGCAGTTACAGAATCATCCCCAAGTGGAACAAACGGGACATCCCTGGCAGCGACTGCCCCATCACTTGAGTTTGATTGTGCGCGATCGCCACGGCCAGCCCTTGAATGGCAAAACCTTTGTCCGGCAACTCAACCTGGCAGGGATTGGCATTAGTGCGGGATCCGCCTGTCAAAGTGGCCAAACCCAACCAAGTCCAACCCTCTTGGCCATGGGCTACGATCCTGAAACCGCCAAAGCAGGAATTCGTATTACCTTGGGGCGAGAGACCACCGCTGCCGATGTGGATTGGTTAGCCATGGTGCTGCGGCAATATCTTGCAGAGGCGATCGCTCCCCCCTTAGCGGTATCCATTTCCTAG
- a CDS encoding alpha/beta fold hydrolase — MHMIEGPWIHKFIVSNGIRLHYVTQGEGELVLLLHGFPEFWYSWRHQIPVLAEKHKVVALDLRGYHLSDKPQDTASYVLDELILDIVGVLDGLGYRRCHLVGHDWGGMVAWGVAYAAPERIQTLSVLACPHPAKFQQLSFEQWLRSSYMLLFQLPWLPEILLEWGGYGAIAQIFRWAAVNQQAIRPLDIARYQDAAAQRGALSGMLNYYRAGLQSLYSREWGVLDIPTLMLWGRQDPILGIELTYGTEAYVKELKIQYLDHCGHFVQQEQPDLVNEYLLEWLETVSAPLN, encoded by the coding sequence ATGCATATGATTGAAGGCCCGTGGATCCATAAGTTTATTGTCTCCAATGGTATTCGTCTGCACTATGTCACCCAAGGAGAGGGGGAGTTGGTGCTGCTGCTCCATGGTTTTCCAGAGTTTTGGTACTCTTGGCGACATCAAATTCCGGTATTGGCGGAAAAGCACAAAGTCGTTGCCCTAGATTTGCGGGGCTATCATCTCAGCGATAAACCCCAAGATACCGCTAGCTATGTTCTTGATGAATTAATTCTTGACATTGTCGGTGTCCTTGACGGCCTTGGCTATCGGCGCTGCCACTTGGTGGGGCACGATTGGGGGGGAATGGTTGCCTGGGGGGTTGCCTATGCCGCACCTGAGCGGATTCAAACCCTGAGTGTGCTGGCTTGCCCCCATCCTGCCAAGTTTCAACAGTTGAGTTTTGAGCAATGGTTGCGCAGTAGTTATATGCTGCTCTTTCAGCTGCCGTGGCTACCAGAGATACTCTTGGAGTGGGGAGGCTATGGGGCGATCGCCCAAATCTTTCGCTGGGCAGCTGTGAACCAGCAGGCCATCCGCCCCCTGGACATTGCCCGCTATCAGGATGCCGCGGCTCAGCGGGGTGCTCTATCGGGAATGCTCAACTACTACCGTGCGGGGTTACAAAGTCTTTACAGTCGCGAGTGGGGCGTACTCGACATACCAACGCTGATGCTCTGGGGGCGCCAAGACCCCATCTTGGGCATTGAACTGACCTACGGCACGGAAGCCTACGTTAAGGAACTGAAAATTCAATACTTGGACCACTGTGGCCACTTTGTGCAGCAGGAGCAACCCGACTTGGTGAATGAGTATCTGCTCGAGTGGTTAGAAACCGTTTCTGCCCCCCTCAATTAG
- a CDS encoding ribonuclease Z codes for MPTRTRNVSSVALRLPQRKEIWLFDCGEATQHQLLRSDLRTSQIRRIFITHMHGDHIFGLMGLLASCGLAGTVSQIDVYGPPTLDRYIASCLRWSVMRLPYKLQVHTVEPGEVFSDGEFTVTCRLLHHRVPAFGYRVTEGDRPGRFHVEKAQALGIPFGPLYGQLKQGKTITLEDGRTFDGRDFCDPPQRGRSMVYCTDTVFCDSAVELSQQADVLIHEATFSHQEANLAFARLHSTSTMAAQVAAFAQVKLLFLTHFSARYAPGNPVQVEDLLAEAQAIFPNTRLARDFLHYAIPRDGQIGEEMPSSHQDSPAAANTDTLDATLGPLEAQTVAPDPNSRPAIAINRATRQQMQQKLGIDATTANAILERRRQQKFTCLGELERLYPQVDWSTLNVLF; via the coding sequence GTGCCCACCCGCACACGCAATGTTTCCAGTGTGGCTCTGCGGCTGCCCCAACGCAAGGAAATTTGGCTCTTTGACTGCGGTGAAGCCACCCAGCACCAATTGCTGCGCAGCGACCTGCGAACCAGTCAGATTCGCCGGATTTTCATTACCCACATGCACGGCGATCACATCTTTGGCCTAATGGGCTTGCTGGCCAGTTGTGGCCTTGCGGGAACGGTGAGTCAAATTGATGTCTATGGCCCACCGACCTTAGATCGCTACATTGCCAGTTGTTTGCGCTGGTCAGTGATGCGACTGCCCTACAAGTTGCAAGTGCATACGGTAGAGCCGGGGGAAGTCTTTAGCGATGGTGAGTTTACCGTCACCTGTCGGCTGCTGCATCATCGCGTTCCCGCCTTTGGCTACCGGGTGACTGAGGGGGATCGCCCCGGTCGGTTTCATGTGGAAAAAGCCCAAGCCCTGGGGATTCCCTTTGGCCCTCTATATGGTCAACTCAAGCAGGGAAAAACCATCACTTTAGAGGATGGCCGCACCTTTGATGGTCGCGACTTCTGCGATCCGCCGCAGCGAGGACGCAGTATGGTCTATTGTACCGATACCGTCTTTTGTGATAGTGCTGTGGAATTGTCCCAGCAGGCGGATGTCCTCATTCACGAAGCCACCTTTTCCCACCAGGAAGCGAATCTGGCCTTTGCCCGTCTCCACTCCACATCCACCATGGCGGCGCAGGTAGCAGCTTTTGCCCAAGTGAAATTGCTTTTCCTCACCCACTTTAGCGCCCGCTACGCCCCCGGCAACCCTGTGCAGGTGGAAGATCTTTTGGCAGAAGCACAAGCCATTTTCCCCAATACCCGCTTGGCGCGGGATTTTCTCCACTACGCGATTCCCCGCGATGGCCAGATCGGCGAGGAAATGCCCTCTAGCCATCAGGACAGTCCTGCTGCGGCTAATACAGACACTTTGGATGCAACCCTAGGGCCCCTTGAGGCGCAAACCGTTGCTCCCGATCCAAACAGTCGGCCGGCGATCGCCATCAACCGTGCTACTCGCCAACAGATGCAACAAAAATTAGGAATTGACGCCACCACAGCCAATGCGATTTTAGAGCGACGGCGACAGCAAAAGTTTACCTGCCTAGGGGAACTGGAACGCCTCTATCCCCAAGTGGATTGGTCCACCCTAAATGTCCTCTTCTAA
- a CDS encoding winged helix-turn-helix domain-containing protein, with protein sequence MTQNNLKKSRGNLGRLPRGKGTPNREYYRPILRVLARRGGSGRTADVLEEVYEEVQEILTEADLQPVPSGNEPCWRDTARWARDDMVKNGLLKSGSPYGTWEISEKGYQYLQDHDQDQDRV encoded by the coding sequence GTGACACAGAACAATTTAAAGAAGAGCCGTGGCAATTTGGGTCGGCTGCCCCGTGGTAAGGGCACACCGAACCGTGAGTACTACCGGCCGATCCTGCGCGTCCTTGCTCGTCGTGGCGGTTCTGGCAGGACTGCAGATGTGCTTGAGGAAGTATACGAGGAGGTGCAAGAAATCCTGACAGAGGCGGACCTTCAGCCCGTCCCTTCCGGTAACGAGCCGTGTTGGCGAGATACGGCTCGATGGGCAAGGGACGACATGGTCAAAAACGGTCTTCTCAAGAGCGGCAGCCCCTATGGCACCTGGGAGATCTCTGAAAAGGGATATCAATACCTGCAAGACCATGATCAAGACCAGGATAGGGTCTGA
- a CDS encoding carbon-nitrogen hydrolase family protein: MKSYLAAAVQMTSQPNLEANLAQAEELIELAVQQGAELIGLPENFSFLGDDREKVAQAAAIAERTEAFLKRMAQRFQITLVGGGYPVPATAGKVYNTAVLIGPTGEELSRYQKVHLFDVDLPDGNIYHESGTVLAGRQLPSVYPSKELGNIGLSVCYDVRFPELYRALSQAGATVLFVPAAFTAFTGKDHWQVLLQARAIENTCYVIAPAQTGIHYARRQTHGHALIVDPWGTILADAGDRPGLAIAAIEPSRLEQVRQQMPCLQHRVFF, from the coding sequence ATGAAATCCTATCTCGCTGCCGCAGTCCAAATGACGAGCCAACCCAATCTTGAAGCCAATTTGGCTCAGGCAGAAGAACTCATTGAATTGGCGGTGCAACAAGGGGCAGAACTGATTGGGTTGCCAGAAAATTTTTCCTTTCTGGGTGACGATCGCGAGAAGGTTGCCCAAGCGGCAGCGATCGCTGAGCGGACTGAGGCCTTTTTGAAACGAATGGCCCAGCGATTTCAGATTACGCTGGTGGGGGGTGGCTACCCGGTGCCGGCAACGGCAGGCAAGGTCTATAACACAGCGGTATTGATTGGGCCGACGGGGGAAGAATTGAGCCGCTACCAAAAGGTGCATTTATTTGATGTCGATTTGCCCGATGGCAATATTTACCACGAATCGGGCACAGTGCTTGCTGGACGGCAGTTGCCCTCGGTCTATCCCAGTAAGGAACTGGGCAATATTGGCTTGTCGGTGTGCTATGATGTCCGCTTTCCAGAACTTTACCGTGCCCTCTCTCAAGCGGGGGCAACGGTGTTGTTTGTGCCAGCTGCCTTTACTGCCTTCACGGGTAAGGATCACTGGCAAGTTCTACTGCAGGCTCGGGCAATCGAAAATACCTGTTATGTGATTGCCCCGGCCCAGACGGGGATTCACTATGCACGGCGGCAAACCCACGGCCATGCACTGATTGTGGATCCTTGGGGAACCATCCTCGCCGATGCGGGCGATCGCCCCGGCCTCGCCATTGCGGCCATTGAACCCAGCCGCCTCGAGCAAGTGCGTCAACAGATGCCTTGCCTACAACACCGCGTCTTTTTTTGA